A genomic segment from Bacteroidota bacterium encodes:
- a CDS encoding DUF2779 domain-containing protein, which produces MNHNKTNHILSKSTFIRGSICKKSLWLYKNRRDLIPAISESKQFIFDQGHQVGELAHQLFPGGVDASPATPYNYQPSIEMTVKLVAEGAPVIYEAAFQYDGVLAALDILVKKEDGWYAYEVKSSTRVHDINITDAALQFWVMTNCGIELKDISIIHLNNEYERHGEIEVEKLFTIESVYPLAVALQDEISEMVAELKNVVIGSNCPETLIGKQCTSPWTCDFKEHCWKDVPDESILDLGYYRKTEERFRQYHSGVRKISDVKEWKQFKPPYNYVVEAHINRGIYLNKEPLREFLDKIVYPIHFLDFETIRFAVPKFQRTNPYEQTPFQYSLHTIESKNYEPVSRAYLAEPGKDFREDFLITLLRDLGTDGTILVWNVGFERSKLRHLSILFPKYESQIEAVIERLIDLALPFYKKWFYHYKFSGSYSIKQVLPVVAPKLSYKNLTVNNGDDASVLFMKMMAEPDKDWSTERKNLVEYCGLDTWAMVVIYRFLKTLA; this is translated from the coding sequence ATGAATCACAATAAAACGAACCACATCCTCTCTAAATCCACCTTTATCCGCGGTAGTATTTGTAAAAAGAGCCTATGGCTTTACAAGAACAGAAGGGACCTAATTCCCGCTATTTCTGAAAGCAAGCAGTTCATTTTCGATCAGGGACATCAGGTCGGTGAACTCGCGCATCAATTATTCCCCGGTGGCGTTGATGCAAGTCCGGCCACACCCTACAACTATCAGCCTTCCATAGAAATGACGGTGAAGTTAGTGGCGGAAGGTGCACCCGTGATTTACGAGGCGGCTTTTCAGTACGACGGCGTTCTAGCGGCGCTGGATATACTGGTTAAGAAAGAAGACGGATGGTATGCCTACGAGGTAAAATCATCCACTAGAGTTCATGACATCAATATCACAGACGCTGCACTGCAATTTTGGGTCATGACTAATTGCGGGATTGAATTGAAGGATATTTCCATCATCCACCTCAATAATGAATATGAACGGCACGGTGAAATAGAAGTTGAGAAGCTGTTCACGATTGAATCGGTATACCCACTTGCGGTGGCCTTGCAGGACGAGATAAGCGAGATGGTGGCCGAGCTAAAAAACGTAGTGATCGGTAGTAACTGCCCTGAAACCCTCATAGGCAAACAATGTACCAGCCCTTGGACTTGTGATTTCAAAGAACATTGCTGGAAGGATGTACCGGATGAATCCATTCTGGATCTTGGTTATTATAGAAAAACGGAAGAACGATTCCGGCAGTACCACTCAGGTGTCCGTAAGATTTCTGATGTAAAGGAATGGAAGCAGTTTAAGCCGCCATATAACTATGTGGTTGAAGCGCATATCAATCGCGGGATATACCTGAACAAGGAACCACTGAGAGAGTTTCTTGACAAGATTGTTTACCCGATTCACTTCCTTGATTTTGAGACCATCCGGTTCGCCGTCCCGAAATTCCAGCGTACAAATCCTTACGAACAGACGCCTTTTCAGTATTCACTTCACACCATTGAATCGAAAAACTATGAACCGGTCAGCCGCGCTTACCTTGCCGAACCCGGTAAAGATTTCAGGGAAGACTTTTTGATTACTCTGCTTCGCGACTTAGGCACAGATGGGACAATTCTGGTTTGGAACGTCGGCTTTGAGCGCTCCAAGTTGCGGCACCTGTCAATTTTGTTTCCAAAGTATGAATCACAAATTGAGGCGGTAATTGAACGCTTGATTGACCTTGCCCTCCCTTTCTACAAGAAGTGGTTCTATCATTACAAATTCAGCGGCTCGTATAGCATCAAGCAGGTGTTGCCGGTGGTCGCACCTAAGCTCAGTTATAAGAATCTTACTGTGAATAACG
- a CDS encoding recombinase family protein, with protein MNVLYVRVSTVDQHTDRQLVKAKDYNLIVEDRCSGAVPFFERPGGKEILSYMEKNLLTTLSVWQIDRLGRNLRDVVNTIHFFSERGICIHFVAQGLRTLESNGSENPVTKMIISILGVVGEMERNQIRERQKEGIKLAKAKGTYKGRQADTKEDAVKFLSKEKNKKAVEYLKKGYKAAEAAKLAGVHYNTVHKIKGYMSRLNTAP; from the coding sequence ATGAACGTACTATATGTAAGAGTATCTACGGTGGATCAGCACACCGACCGCCAATTGGTGAAGGCGAAAGACTATAACCTGATTGTAGAAGACCGGTGCTCCGGCGCCGTGCCTTTCTTCGAGCGGCCAGGCGGCAAAGAAATACTCAGCTATATGGAGAAGAACCTGCTTACAACCTTGTCCGTCTGGCAGATAGACCGGTTGGGCCGGAACCTGCGCGACGTCGTCAATACGATTCACTTCTTTTCAGAGCGCGGTATCTGCATACACTTCGTAGCACAAGGTCTCCGAACGTTAGAATCCAATGGTTCAGAGAATCCGGTTACGAAGATGATAATCAGCATCCTGGGTGTGGTGGGCGAGATGGAGCGCAATCAGATACGCGAACGACAAAAGGAGGGGATCAAACTAGCGAAGGCCAAAGGCACTTATAAAGGCAGGCAAGCCGATACAAAGGAAGATGCGGTGAAGTTTCTGTCAAAAGAGAAGAATAAGAAGGCCGTGGAGTATCTAAAGAAGGGATACAAAGCAGCAGAGGCGGCCAAGCTGGCCGGTGTTCATTACAATACGGTTCATAAAATCAAGGGGTACATGAGCCGGTTGAACACCGCACCGTAG
- a CDS encoding site-specific integrase has product MREIKKHVRYYVQKRNTWEDQSPTRARNIVMMFNYDGKRLCTLTGMKSALVDFDEKRQRVKLNVKRSAEVNRFLDLLEQKVNDIYFTAKADGKIPDNAHILKEMRKDIRQAKANFFDEWLKFVELNRNRFATGTVKSMMTAYHRFKEFTKGKVTFDDVTPELLAKYAEFLLSVGNVNITVHGNIKRMKIFLNYAKDRGMHNNDQYKKFTVSVKESRIVFLEWEEVKKLYDYKPESEFERKVLDKFLVGALTTLRFSDYDALTKDAIRTISFEGDNRIYHAAYVRHKKTDNITVVPLLPEAMKILNRYKDQPGDLALPKLGCHVLNRHIKLIAKKAGINAKTPVDYFRGNTKETKYYEKWELIGTHTGRKSFISHAIGPRKIAATTVAEIAGQNVKTTQKFYAGVVDRDKFVQVMKDMRLTTDELGGETFVSGDKK; this is encoded by the coding sequence ATGAGAGAAATAAAGAAACACGTCAGGTACTACGTGCAAAAACGAAATACATGGGAAGATCAGAGCCCAACTAGGGCAAGGAACATCGTGATGATGTTCAACTACGACGGTAAGCGACTCTGCACTCTGACAGGTATGAAGTCCGCTTTGGTTGACTTCGACGAGAAGAGGCAGCGGGTTAAGTTGAATGTGAAGCGCTCGGCGGAGGTAAACCGGTTCTTAGACCTACTGGAACAGAAGGTGAACGACATTTACTTCACCGCAAAGGCAGACGGCAAGATACCAGACAACGCCCACATATTGAAAGAGATGAGGAAGGACATCAGGCAGGCAAAAGCCAACTTCTTCGACGAGTGGTTGAAGTTTGTGGAGCTAAACAGGAACCGATTCGCGACCGGAACCGTCAAGAGCATGATGACGGCCTACCACCGGTTCAAAGAATTCACCAAAGGCAAGGTGACGTTTGATGACGTAACCCCAGAGTTACTGGCGAAGTACGCCGAGTTCCTGTTGAGCGTCGGCAATGTTAATATCACAGTGCATGGCAATATAAAGCGGATGAAGATATTCCTAAACTACGCCAAGGACAGAGGCATGCACAACAACGACCAGTACAAAAAGTTCACGGTGTCGGTTAAGGAGTCCCGCATCGTGTTCCTGGAGTGGGAAGAGGTTAAGAAGCTCTACGATTACAAACCCGAATCGGAATTCGAGCGGAAAGTCCTCGATAAATTCCTGGTAGGCGCGTTGACAACCCTACGGTTCTCTGACTACGATGCGTTGACCAAAGATGCAATCCGCACCATATCATTTGAAGGTGACAACCGGATATACCACGCTGCCTACGTTCGCCACAAGAAGACGGACAACATCACAGTAGTTCCGCTGCTCCCAGAGGCGATGAAAATATTAAACAGATATAAAGACCAGCCGGGCGACCTTGCCCTTCCGAAGTTAGGCTGTCACGTATTGAACCGGCACATCAAACTGATAGCGAAGAAGGCCGGTATCAATGCGAAGACACCGGTTGACTACTTCCGCGGCAACACCAAAGAGACCAAGTACTATGAGAAGTGGGAACTCATCGGCACCCACACCGGTAGAAAAAGTTTCATTTCACACGCAATCGGCCCGAGGAAAATAGCGGCTACAACGGTAGCAGAAATTGCTGGGCAAAATGTGAAAACTACACAGAAATTCTACGCCGGTGTGGTCGACAGGGACAAATTCGTTCAGGTGATGAAGGATATGCGGCTAACGACAGATGAACTGGGCGGCGAGACCTTTGTCTCTGGAGACAAAAAGTAA
- a CDS encoding DUF2723 domain-containing protein: protein MQKYKLLNNIFGVVSFIFAAVVYTMTMESSGSFWDCGEFVSGCYKLQVVHPPGAPFFLILGRIFTLFSGADPLTGGNPSNVALTVNLMSALATAASVMFLYWTVTALAKKLVFKDGEYTTGRIITVIGAGLIAATSCTFLDSLWFSAVEGEVYALSQFFMSFIVWAMMKWESDDSKYADHWLVLIAYMTGVSIGVHLLSLLALPALAMIYYYKKFKTTLTGWLTTAAIGFGILGFYMKFIISFTQSYLAGMDLFFVNTLHLSFNSGVIFGVVLLLALIVAIIRYTHTGTEKDYRIAMGIAAFYVLMGLVINDSAMARFVKLFFIAGLWAAHKYGYEARRILNIGILSIAFSYIGYISYLMVPIRSMANPPINMNRPTDPFTLKSYVDREQYGDRPLLRGPDYTVSYYDIEDYITTGERWRKDAKSQSYVFDGNKQDYKFRSSVQMLFPRLGFWQEDAKKNAYRAWLNPDYNVINRQSNEIVKSFPPNNMRQATDYANNLNKDGGNQFYVKDDISFGDNLRFFFKYQVGYMYFRYFFWNLAGRQNDIQGTYGNDDGRWISGIPFIDNSGRFFTPDWPQENLSQSMLKNKARNKFYMIPFVIGMIGLIYLFYKDEKTFWVVLVLFGTTGFLQIIYQNEPPIEPRERDYAIASSFLTFTIWIGYGVIAIIEFLRTRLKLPDVPAALGTILLCASAPFLMGSQGWDDHTRHHRYTARDFAIDYLESCAPNAVLFTQGDNDTYPLWYAQEVEGIRTDIRIINLSLLGVDWYIDQLRYKMNDAPALKMSFTPDQYSGSKRDRIRYRQHPSIPQGKPENLKHVMKFIASEQSQDRVPTYQNGELENYLPTKDFYLDMDTNRVKEMNMLATEDESQMVSRMQWSIDNNDLLKNDWMTLDIVASNIAERPIYFAVSVSPDAYLGLEKYFQLEGLTYRVVPKVNPSGSPYSAPPRTDVMYENMMKKFKFGGITENPHIYLDENILRMTVNIRGNYGRLADALLAKGEKEKAAGVIDYSLKSMPPSRVPHSVFNYSYPEVYYQAGQKEKGRKLLTEIMDKAKDELRYYQTVYKFVLEEARKSGDMGYYSQLQQGQFTERREVREQLYIMQELAATAKRNEDPEFIAKVEKDFNDSRMAFTQSQNR from the coding sequence ATGCAGAAATATAAATTACTGAACAACATCTTCGGAGTTGTCTCCTTCATTTTTGCCGCGGTGGTCTATACTATGACCATGGAGAGCAGCGGTAGCTTTTGGGATTGCGGAGAATTTGTTTCCGGTTGCTATAAGTTACAGGTGGTTCACCCACCTGGAGCCCCTTTCTTCCTTATATTGGGACGAATTTTCACACTATTTTCAGGTGCTGACCCATTAACGGGCGGAAACCCTAGTAACGTGGCACTGACGGTCAATCTAATGAGCGCATTGGCTACGGCGGCTTCGGTAATGTTTCTATACTGGACGGTGACCGCATTGGCAAAAAAACTAGTTTTCAAAGATGGAGAATATACGACCGGTAGGATTATCACTGTGATAGGTGCTGGATTGATAGCTGCTACTTCCTGTACTTTTTTGGATTCTTTATGGTTCAGTGCAGTGGAAGGGGAAGTTTATGCGCTTTCACAGTTCTTTATGTCTTTTATCGTTTGGGCAATGATGAAATGGGAATCGGACGACAGCAAATATGCCGATCATTGGCTGGTGCTGATTGCCTACATGACCGGGGTTTCTATTGGGGTCCACTTGTTGAGTTTGTTGGCATTGCCGGCTCTAGCCATGATTTATTATTACAAAAAATTCAAGACTACCTTAACCGGATGGCTGACTACCGCCGCGATTGGTTTCGGGATATTGGGATTTTATATGAAGTTCATTATCTCTTTCACGCAGTCGTACCTTGCCGGAATGGATTTGTTTTTCGTCAATACGCTACATCTGAGTTTTAACAGTGGAGTCATATTTGGTGTTGTTTTATTGTTGGCGCTCATCGTCGCCATCATTCGCTATACCCATACGGGCACGGAAAAAGATTATAGAATAGCTATGGGTATAGCTGCGTTTTATGTTTTGATGGGCTTAGTTATCAACGACAGTGCGATGGCACGTTTTGTTAAGTTGTTTTTTATAGCGGGCTTATGGGCAGCGCATAAATATGGATATGAGGCAAGGAGAATTTTGAATATTGGTATTTTAAGTATTGCCTTTTCTTACATAGGCTATATCTCGTATCTGATGGTTCCTATTAGGTCTATGGCTAATCCGCCAATAAATATGAATCGCCCTACCGATCCTTTTACGCTCAAAAGCTATGTAGATCGCGAACAATACGGAGACAGACCTTTATTAAGAGGCCCGGATTATACCGTAAGTTATTACGATATTGAAGATTATATCACGACGGGTGAACGCTGGAGAAAGGATGCGAAGAGCCAATCTTATGTTTTTGACGGAAACAAACAGGATTACAAATTTCGCAGTTCGGTGCAGATGCTTTTCCCTCGTTTAGGCTTTTGGCAGGAAGATGCCAAGAAGAATGCTTACCGTGCCTGGCTGAATCCTGATTATAACGTTATTAATCGTCAGTCAAATGAAATAGTAAAATCTTTTCCACCTAATAATATGCGTCAGGCTACTGATTATGCCAACAATCTGAACAAAGATGGAGGAAATCAATTTTATGTGAAAGATGATATTTCGTTCGGCGATAACCTTCGCTTCTTTTTCAAGTATCAGGTTGGCTATATGTATTTCCGTTATTTTTTCTGGAATTTAGCCGGAAGACAGAATGACATTCAAGGTACTTATGGCAATGACGACGGACGATGGATAAGCGGTATTCCGTTTATTGACAATTCGGGTAGATTTTTTACGCCAGACTGGCCTCAGGAAAATCTTTCACAGTCCATGCTGAAAAACAAGGCACGAAATAAGTTCTACATGATTCCATTTGTTATCGGAATGATTGGACTGATTTATCTTTTCTACAAAGATGAAAAGACCTTTTGGGTGGTTTTGGTGTTGTTCGGAACCACCGGCTTCCTGCAAATCATTTATCAAAATGAACCGCCGATTGAACCAAGGGAGCGGGATTATGCCATTGCATCTTCGTTCCTGACCTTTACTATCTGGATAGGATACGGCGTGATTGCCATTATAGAATTTCTGAGAACACGGTTAAAACTGCCTGATGTTCCTGCTGCGTTAGGAACTATTTTGCTTTGTGCTTCAGCTCCCTTTTTGATGGGTTCGCAGGGTTGGGATGATCATACTCGTCATCACCGATACACGGCACGGGATTTTGCGATTGACTATTTAGAGTCTTGTGCGCCAAATGCAGTCTTGTTTACACAAGGAGATAATGACACCTATCCATTATGGTATGCTCAGGAAGTAGAGGGCATTAGAACAGATATCCGTATTATTAATCTTTCCTTGTTAGGTGTGGATTGGTACATTGACCAACTGCGCTATAAAATGAATGACGCGCCCGCGCTTAAAATGTCTTTTACCCCTGACCAATACAGTGGCAGTAAAAGAGATAGAATTCGATATCGGCAGCATCCAAGTATACCTCAGGGTAAACCTGAAAATTTAAAGCATGTAATGAAATTTATCGCCAGCGAACAGTCGCAGGACAGGGTTCCAACTTATCAGAATGGCGAATTAGAAAATTATCTCCCTACAAAGGATTTCTATTTAGATATGGATACCAACCGGGTAAAAGAAATGAACATGTTGGCAACGGAAGATGAATCTCAAATGGTTTCCAGAATGCAGTGGAGTATTGATAATAATGATTTACTTAAAAATGATTGGATGACTCTGGATATTGTCGCCAGCAATATCGCTGAACGACCCATTTATTTTGCTGTTTCAGTTTCTCCCGATGCTTATCTTGGATTAGAAAAATATTTTCAATTGGAGGGCTTAACCTACCGCGTAGTGCCCAAAGTAAATCCGAGCGGCTCTCCGTATAGTGCACCACCAAGAACAGACGTGATGTATGAGAACATGATGAAGAAATTTAAGTTCGGTGGAATCACGGAAAACCCACACATCTATTTAGATGAAAATATTCTTCGAATGACCGTGAATATTCGTGGCAATTATGGAAGATTGGCAGATGCCCTTCTTGCCAAAGGAGAGAAGGAAAAAGCGGCCGGGGTCATTGATTACTCCTTAAAATCTATGCCTCCAAGTAGAGTACCTCATTCTGTTTTCAACTATTCATATCCTGAAGTCTATTATCAGGCTGGTCAAAAGGAAAAAGGAAGAAAACTACTCACCGAAATTATGGATAAGGCCAAAGATGAACTTCGCTATTATCAAACGGTTTACAAATTTGTTTTGGAGGAAGCACGTAAATCTGGCGACATGGGCTATTATTCTCAGTTGCAGCAGGGGCAGTTCACCGAAAGACGAGAGGTTCGGGAACAATTATATATCATGCAGGAATTGGCCGCCACCGCAAAGAGAAACGAAGACCCTGAATTTATTGCCAAAGTGGAGAAGGATTTTAATGACTCGCGGATGGCATTTACACAATCGCAAAACAGATAA
- the rlmB gene encoding 23S rRNA (guanosine(2251)-2'-O)-methyltransferase RlmB, with amino-acid sequence MEDTQQHFCIFGRLPVIEAFKAGKRFDKILLLKNIMSDEIRQIQQFARDTETPLQLVPKEKLESVARKYSKFKEANHQGVIGFRSIIEYYSLEDVLHNIYAKGDTPLLVVLDGITDVGNFGAIARSAECLGAHALIVPSQGSAQINSEAMKASAGALNKILVCREKSLVTAIKFLQVNGIRVFGADMKHSNDLSNEDFSVPCAIVLGSEGDGISKEVARLCDEKICIPMRGSTASLNVSVSAGIILHEINRSRSKRV; translated from the coding sequence ATGGAAGATACACAGCAACACTTTTGCATTTTTGGGCGCTTACCTGTAATTGAAGCATTCAAAGCAGGTAAGCGCTTTGATAAAATTCTTTTGTTGAAGAATATAATGTCGGATGAAATCCGACAGATTCAACAATTCGCCAGAGACACGGAAACACCACTGCAACTAGTTCCGAAAGAAAAACTGGAAAGTGTAGCTCGTAAATACTCTAAATTCAAGGAGGCAAATCATCAAGGAGTTATCGGTTTTCGATCTATTATTGAATATTATTCCTTGGAGGATGTACTCCATAATATCTATGCTAAGGGCGATACTCCTTTGCTAGTTGTGCTGGATGGCATTACAGATGTCGGAAATTTTGGTGCCATTGCCCGATCGGCTGAATGTTTGGGCGCTCACGCCTTGATTGTTCCGTCACAAGGTTCCGCTCAAATCAACTCAGAGGCGATGAAAGCAAGCGCGGGTGCTTTGAATAAGATTCTGGTTTGCAGAGAGAAAAGTCTTGTAACCGCCATCAAATTCCTTCAGGTAAACGGGATTCGTGTCTTTGGAGCTGATATGAAACATTCCAATGATCTCTCTAACGAAGACTTTTCGGTCCCTTGTGCCATTGTTTTAGGTTCCGAAGGGGATGGTATTTCCAAAGAGGTTGCGAGATTGTGTGATGAAAAAATTTGTATCCCAATGAGAGGCAGCACTGCTTCCTTAAATGTTTCGGTCAGTGCCGGAATTATTCTTCATGAAATCAATCGGTCAAGGTCGAAGCGCGTCTAA
- a CDS encoding acetyl-CoA carboxylase carboxyltransferase subunit alpha codes for MNYLDFEKPIEELHKRIEKLKHVGEKKASSADKKILVLEKEVLERKKEIYSTLTVWQRIQVSRHPDRPYSLFYIENICEQFIELFGDRNFKDDKAIVGGLGSIEGKTYMFIGHQKGINTKMRQYRNFGMPNPEGYRKALRLMKLAEKFNKPIVTLIDTPGAYPGEEAEQRGQGEAIARNLIEMAGLKVPVLCIVIGEGASGGALGIGLGDRLLMLENTWYSVISPESCSSILWRSWNFKEKAAIALKPTPDDLLKFKIIDGIVKEPVGGAHANPEAAATTVKKTIIKHIGELEAMTVAERIQHRIDKYAQMGVYETLGQASEA; via the coding sequence ATGAATTACTTGGATTTTGAGAAACCGATTGAGGAGTTGCATAAAAGAATAGAAAAACTGAAGCATGTCGGGGAGAAAAAAGCTTCTAGTGCCGATAAGAAAATTCTGGTATTAGAAAAGGAAGTATTAGAAAGAAAGAAGGAAATCTATTCAACTCTCACTGTTTGGCAGCGTATTCAGGTATCTCGACACCCTGATCGCCCCTATTCGCTATTTTATATTGAAAACATCTGTGAGCAGTTCATTGAATTGTTCGGTGATCGGAACTTTAAAGACGACAAGGCCATTGTCGGAGGATTGGGAAGCATAGAGGGGAAAACCTACATGTTTATAGGGCATCAAAAAGGAATCAATACCAAGATGAGGCAGTATAGAAACTTTGGGATGCCAAATCCTGAGGGTTACCGGAAGGCACTTCGTCTCATGAAACTGGCGGAAAAATTTAACAAGCCGATAGTAACCCTCATTGATACACCCGGTGCATATCCGGGAGAAGAAGCTGAACAACGCGGTCAAGGAGAAGCTATTGCTAGGAACCTGATTGAAATGGCTGGGCTCAAGGTACCGGTGTTGTGTATTGTTATTGGTGAAGGTGCTTCGGGAGGTGCGTTGGGGATAGGATTAGGGGACCGGTTGCTGATGCTGGAAAACACTTGGTATTCGGTGATTTCCCCCGAGTCATGCTCATCTATCCTTTGGCGGAGTTGGAACTTTAAAGAAAAAGCCGCTATTGCCTTAAAACCAACTCCCGATGATTTGCTAAAGTTCAAAATCATTGATGGTATTGTGAAAGAGCCGGTAGGAGGGGCACATGCTAATCCGGAGGCAGCAGCTACAACCGTAAAAAAGACCATCATTAAACATATCGGCGAACTGGAAGCTATGACTGTTGCAGAAAGAATCCAGCATCGGATTGATAAGTATGCCCAAATGGGGGTTTATGAAACGCTTGGACAAGCAAGTGAGGCATGA
- a CDS encoding 4-hydroxy-tetrahydrodipicolinate synthase, whose amino-acid sequence MIQTRLKGTGVALVTPFNSKGEVDFKGLENLVNHCITGGVEYLVSLGTTGESATLTKEEKIKVLEFTIEKNSGRVPIVAGFGGNDTRAVAKELENFHFKGVDAVLSVSPYYNKPSQEGIFQHYKIIAAASPRPIILYNVPGRTSSNMKAETTLRLANEVKNIIGIKEASGDFIQCMKVLKYRPDNFLVVSGDDNITLGLMAYGMDGVISVAGQSFPKIFTEMVRQCLKGDFAAARMLHYQLSDITDMLFEEGNPVGVKCALAIQNICEDNLRLPLVVASDGLKKKLKEAISSLALTR is encoded by the coding sequence ATGATTCAAACTAGACTTAAAGGCACGGGAGTCGCTTTGGTTACGCCTTTTAATTCTAAAGGGGAAGTAGATTTTAAAGGGCTTGAGAACTTGGTCAACCATTGTATCACAGGCGGGGTGGAATATCTCGTTTCACTTGGCACCACAGGGGAATCAGCGACGCTGACTAAAGAGGAAAAAATCAAAGTGCTGGAGTTTACCATTGAAAAGAATTCAGGAAGAGTACCTATTGTGGCCGGCTTTGGTGGTAATGACACCAGAGCAGTGGCTAAGGAATTGGAAAATTTTCATTTCAAAGGAGTGGATGCGGTTCTTTCCGTCAGTCCTTATTATAATAAGCCTTCGCAGGAGGGTATTTTTCAACACTACAAGATAATTGCGGCTGCTTCTCCTCGCCCTATAATTCTTTATAACGTTCCGGGCAGAACCTCCTCCAATATGAAAGCAGAGACTACTTTGCGGTTGGCTAACGAAGTCAAGAACATTATCGGTATAAAGGAAGCATCGGGTGATTTCATTCAGTGTATGAAGGTTTTAAAATACCGCCCTGATAATTTCTTAGTGGTATCGGGCGATGATAATATCACTTTGGGATTAATGGCTTATGGAATGGATGGCGTGATTTCGGTAGCAGGTCAGTCGTTTCCTAAAATATTTACGGAGATGGTGCGGCAATGCCTGAAAGGTGATTTCGCTGCTGCCAGAATGCTGCACTACCAGCTAAGCGACATTACAGATATGCTTTTTGAGGAGGGAAATCCTGTGGGGGTAAAATGTGCGTTGGCCATTCAAAATATCTGTGAAGATAATTTGCGCCTACCATTAGTAGTGGCATCGGATGGGCTAAAGAAGAAGTTGAAGGAGGCAATAAGCAGCCTCGCCCTTACCCGCTGA
- a CDS encoding mechanosensitive ion channel: MKDFLSYSLFRVGAFSLTVSQLVYVVILIAVTYLLLQILRGVLNRYKKFDDGQRFTVYTMTKYFAYIVVFSASLRLLGIDISVIVVSSAGLFVGIGLGLQGLFHDFVSGIILLVEGTIKAGSVIQIGEKRVEVLEIKFRTSVVKTRDEKEIVVPNSYLTKNEIINWSNQRNLNRHSIDVRVAIEDVERAMAAMKQIVQKHPKVLAKPEPYVRIEQFAEYAVELKVLFWSEEVFAVGRMLGEIRLLILHSFRENNISLPFPKQVVSIMDREQKKTSDDDRIFN, from the coding sequence ATGAAAGATTTTTTGAGTTATTCCTTGTTCAGAGTAGGTGCCTTTTCTCTGACCGTTTCACAATTGGTTTATGTAGTGATTCTAATAGCGGTCACGTACCTATTGCTGCAAATCCTAAGAGGAGTCTTGAACCGATATAAAAAGTTTGATGACGGACAGAGATTTACGGTGTACACCATGACCAAATACTTTGCCTACATCGTCGTTTTTTCTGCTTCTTTAAGGCTACTAGGTATAGACATTTCCGTTATTGTGGTGAGTTCAGCAGGACTTTTTGTAGGTATAGGCCTAGGCTTGCAAGGCTTGTTCCATGATTTTGTTTCGGGTATTATTCTTTTGGTGGAAGGGACAATCAAAGCAGGAAGTGTAATTCAGATTGGAGAGAAACGGGTGGAAGTTTTAGAAATCAAGTTCAGGACTTCGGTAGTAAAGACGAGAGATGAAAAAGAAATTGTCGTCCCCAATTCCTACCTGACTAAAAATGAAATCATCAATTGGTCGAATCAAAGAAACTTGAACCGCCATTCTATTGATGTTAGGGTCGCCATTGAAGATGTCGAGCGGGCTATGGCCGCCATGAAGCAAATCGTCCAGAAGCATCCCAAAGTATTAGCCAAACCGGAGCCTTATGTTCGCATCGAACAGTTTGCAGAATATGCAGTGGAATTAAAAGTCTTGTTTTGGTCTGAAGAGGTTTTTGCAGTAGGAAGAATGTTAGGCGAAATCCGCTTGCTGATTCTTCACTCCTTTAGAGAGAATAATATTTCCCTGCCTTTCCCGAAACAAGTAGTATCCATTATGGACAGAGAACAGAAGAAAACCTCTGATGACGACAGAATATTTAACTGA